A single region of the Maylandia zebra isolate NMK-2024a linkage group LG17, Mzebra_GT3a, whole genome shotgun sequence genome encodes:
- the tm4sf18 gene encoding transmembrane 4 L6 family member 1 has product MCCSVGFARSLGLALLPLALCCIVANLLLLFPMGEITYIKQDRLASYIWYFGGLGGGGLLMLVPAVAFTTLGKCSCCWNESLMMCGSVLAAVVGLVGSAYCFIVSGYALLQGPQCFTSYGWSYPFADQKGRYLLQPETWTRCLQPINIIEWNITLLCVLLGLAVLEFIICLLQLGNGLVNAVCRPCCYKQEYSLNA; this is encoded by the exons ATGTGTTGTTCGGTGGGTTTTGCCAGGTCTCTGGGCCTGGCTCTGTTGCCTCTGGCCCTTTGCTGTATTGTGGCAAACCTGCTACTGCTGTTTCCCATGGGAGAAATCACCTACATTAAGCAGGACCGCCTGGCCAGCTACATCTGGTACTTTGGTGGCCTAGGAGGTGGGGGGCTGTTG atgCTGGTTCCAGCGGTTGCCTTCACCACGCTGGGGAAATGTAGTTGCTGCTGGAATGAGAGTTTAATG ATGTGTGGGTCAGTGTTGGCAGCTGTGGTCGGTCTGGTGGGGTCTGCCTACTGTTTCATCGTATCAGGGTATGCACTCCTGCAGGGCCCCCAATGCTTCACCTCGTATGGATGGTCGTACCCCTTTGCAGACCAAAAGGGCAG GTATCTTCTGCAGCCAGAAACGTGGACACGGTGCCTTCAGCCGATTAACATCATAGAGTGGAACATCACTCTGCTGTGTGTCTTACTGGGCCTGGCAGTGCTGGAGTTCATCATCTGTCTCCTACAGCTGGGAAATGGCCTAGTCAACGCTGTCTGCCGGCCCTGCTGCTACAAGCAGGAGTACAGTCTTAATGCTTAG
- the cp gene encoding ceruloplasmin → MLRLDLRAVLLLFCVVTCVSGMRREYFLKIEEVSWNYAPTGMNIIQNRSIQDDEEASVFLKSGPQRIGSTYKKAVYKQYSDATYRTELTKAEWLGYLGPLLMAEEGDTLIVHLKNTASRPYSAHPHGLNYTKGNEGALYPDGTGPELKRDDSVPPGQTVTYEWTLAESHSPTSHDSNCMTRFYHSHVSPPKDINSGLIGPLIVCKRGTLDLHGDSSADYQYALLFMVSDENFSWYLDENIRTYITNPARNLKEDEDFIESNKMHGINGLLYGNLRGLSMCQGNKIQWHLFALGNEVDMHSVHFHGQILTTMNHHTDTISLFPALSTTAEMVADNPGHWLLACSVNDHLMAGMQALFEIKKCFPNVHKPRPYGEQRQYFIAAEEEVWDYAPTVPTDGAAETFVTRGRNRIGSRYKKVRYVEYTDNTFMTKMLRSPEDQHLGILGPVLKAEEKDTIRVVFKNKASRPYTIQPHGVQYSVEQDGTLYHNELEESYTDKKLQELKRLPRVVTPPPAALVRPGMVHIYEWMVPVGAGPVEGEADCLTYLYYSAVDPVKDTSSGLVGPLLICRPKSLKKGVQKNYNKEFHLMATVFDENLSWYLDDNIRTFTTAPNTVNKEDEGFIESNKMHAINGFVYNNLPGLTMCKGDKVSWHLSGLGSETDIISLYFQGNRFIYEQNRRDTISVFPHISHTVTMEPDSMGQFEVVSATVNHYRNGMRANYTVEKCSILHRQSEMMLHSKTYYIAAMEIDWDYAPNRTWEVEMFRGMESPAPVFLDKQGGFIGSRYKKVVYRQFTSDKFTKQVERTADMEHLGIMGPMIHANVGDKVKVVFKNMATRPYSIHAHGVKTENPSVHQTQPGEIHTYYWYVNKNTGPTTEQEECSVSAYYSTVDVAKDLYSGLIGPLVVCRRSWGRTLGLKKEVEEFALLFLVFDENESWYLDENIRAQIRNPRPNLKDDEDFIESNKMHAINGYVYANLNGLNMEVGDKVYWYLMGMGNEVDIHTAHWHGHSVEYKLGGGAHRADVYELFPATFQTVKMRPQYPGTWLLHCHVTDHIKAGMEAMYTVTEKPKKSGIFG, encoded by the exons ATGCTGAGGCTGGATTTAAGGgctgttttgctgttgttttgtgtgGTAACATGTGTTTCCGGGATGAGACGAGAGTACTTTCTAAAGATAGAAGAGGTGTCGTGGAACTATGCTCCAACTGGGATGAACATCATCCAAAACCGCTCAATCCAGGACGATGA AGAAGCCTCCGTCTTTTTAAAGAGCGGTCCGCAGCGTATCGGCTCAACCTACAAGAAGGCTGTTTATAAGCAGTACAGCGACGCCACCTACAGGACAGAGTTGACAAAAGCAGAATGGCTGGGTTACCTCGGACCTCTGTTGATGGCTGAGGAGGGCGATACACTGATTGTCCACCTGAAGAACACAGCGTCCAGACCTTACAGCGCCCACCCACATGGTCTGAACTATACTAAAGGCAACGAGG GAGCACTCTACCCAGATGGCACGGGTCCAGAGCTGAAGCGAGATGATTCGGTACCTCCTGGTCAAACAGTGACCTATGAGTGGACCCTCGCAGAATCCCACAGCCCAACATCACATGACAGCAACTGCATGACCAGATTCTACCATTCCCACGTCAGCCCGCCAAAAGACATCAACTCAGGGCTGATAGGGCCCCTCATCGTCTGTAAGAGAG GAACTCTGGACTTACATGGCGATAGTTCAGCAGACTACCAGTATGCTCTGCTGTTCATGGTGTCAGATGAGAACTTCAGCTGGTACCTGGATGAAAACATCAGGACATACATCACAAATCCTGCCAGAAACCTGAAGGAGGACGAAGACTTCATTGAGAGCAACAAGATGCATG GTATTAATGGTTTGCTGTATGGTAATCTTCGTGGACTGAGCATGTGCCAAGGCAACAAGATCCAGTGGCATTTGTTTGCATTAGGCAATGAG GTGGACATGCATTCAGTCCATTTCCATGGTCAGATCCTGACCACTATGAACCATCATACAGACACAATCAGTCTTTTTCCTGCTTTGAGCACCACAGCGGAAATGGTAGCTGACAACCCAGGACACTGGCTGCTGGCATGTAGTGTCAATGACCATCTGATGG CTGGAATGCAGGCTTTGTTTGAGATAAAGAAGTGCTTCCCCAATGTCCACAAGCCCCGGCCTTATGGAGAGCAGCGACAGTACTTCATTGCCGCTGAAGAAGAAGTTTGGGACTATGCTCCTACAGTGCCTACAGATGG TGCGGCAGAAACGTTTGTAACCCGAGGTCGAAACCGCATTGGAAGCCGCTATAAGAAGGTTCGCTATGTGGAGTACACTGACAACACCTTCATGACAAAGATGCTCCGCAGCCCAGAGGACCAGCACCTTGGAATTCTGG GTCCTGTGTTGAAGGCTGAAGAGAAAGACACTATCAGGGTGGTGTTCAAGAACAAAGCCAGTCGGCCTTACACAATACAACCTCATGGAGTACAGTACAGCGTGGAACAGGATGGCACACTGTATCACAATGAGTTGGAAG AGTCTTATACAGATAAGAAACTGCAGGAGCTGAAGAGGCTGCCAA GGGTGGTGACTCCTCCCCCTGCTGCTCTGGTCAGACCTGGGATGGTGCACATCTATGAGTGGATGGTGCCTGTAGGTGCTGGACCCGTAGAAGGGGAGGCTGACTGTCTGACCTATCTGTACTACTCTGCTGTGGACCCTGTTAAAGACACCAGCTCTGGACTGGTGGGGCCACTTCTCATTTGTCGACCTAAATCGCTGAAGAAGGGAGTACAG AAAAACTATAATAAAGAGTTTCACCTCATGGCCACTGTATTTGATGAGAACCTGAGCTGGTATCTTGATGACAACATTAGGACTTTCACTACTGCTCCCAACACTGTCAACAAGGAGGACGAGGGCTTCATCGAGAGCAACAAAATGCATG CCATCAATGGGTTCGTGTATAACAATCTCCCAGGGCTGACCATGTGTAAGGGCGATAAAGTATCATGGCACCTGTCAGGACTGGGGTCAGAGACAGACATCATCAGTCTCTACTTCCAGGGCAACCGTTTCATCTATGAGCAGAACAGACGGGACACCATCAGCGTATTCCCTCACATCTCACACACTGTCACCATGGAGCCGGACAGCATGG GTCAGTTTGAGGTGGTGTCTGCTACAGTGAACCATTACCGTAATGGGATGAGGGCCAACTACACGGTAGAGAAGTGCAGCATACTTCATCGTCAGAGTGAGATGATGTTACATTCAAAAACCTACTACATCGCTGCCATGGAAATAGACTGGGACTACGCTCCAAACCGCACCTGGGAGGTGGAGATGTTCCGCGGCATGGAGAG TCCTGCCCCCGTCTTTCTGGACAAGCAGGGTGGATTCATAGGCTCTCGTTACAAGAAGGTCGTCTACCGACAGTTCACCAGTGACAAGTTTACCAAACAGGTCGAAAGAACCGCTGACATGGAGCATCTCGGCATTATGG GTCCAATGATTCACGCTAAtgttggagacaaagttaagGTGGTTTTCAAGAACATGGCAACCAGACCTTATTCCATTCATGCACACGGAGTCAAAACAGAAAACCCCAGCGTCCACCAAACCCAACCAG GTGAAATTCACACCTACTACTGGTATGTCAACAAGAACACTGGACCAACAACAGAGCAAGAGGAGTGCTCTGTGTCAGCGTACTACTCTACTGTTGATGTTGCAAAG GACCTTTACAGCGGACTGATTGGTCCATTAGTCGTCTGCCGCCGTAGTTGGGGCAG GACTTTAGGACTGAAGAAGGAAGTGGAAGAGTTTGCACTGCTTTTCCTGGTTTTTGACGAGAATGAGAGTTG GTATCTGGATGAAAACATCAGAGCGCAGATCAGGAACCCTCGCCCAAACTTAAAGGATGATGAAGACTTTATAGAGAGCAACAAAATGCACG ccatCAATGGATATGTGTATGCTAACCTGAATGGTCTGAACATGGAGGTGGGCGATAAGGTGTACTGGTACCTAATGGGAATGGGCAATGAAGTGGACATACACACAGCACACTGGCATGGCCATAGTGTGGAATATAAG CTGGGTGGAGGTGCTCACCGTGCTGATGTGTATGAGCTGTTTCCAGCCACCTTTCAG ACAGTAAAGATGCGTCCTCAGTATCCTGGTACCTGGCTGCTCCACTGTCACGTCACAGACCACATTAAAGCTGGCATGGAAGCCATGTACACTGTTACTGAAAAAC CAAAGAAGAGTGGAATCTTTGGCTGA